The following are from one region of the Silene latifolia isolate original U9 population chromosome 9, ASM4854445v1, whole genome shotgun sequence genome:
- the LOC141602202 gene encoding uncharacterized protein LOC141602202: MVGKLVNWIAENRDSIWVQWVHWNHIRRRDWFEYIPSTNSSWVWRRICKVKQEIAHGNSRSPVCWIKVIWTKWALPKHQFMGWIVAHEALNTVDKLISYGMDVDPVCLICGQANESLNHLYFTCQYSRRVLLLSLQQNTGCSFPLVIDLDWWSSRGGTKVQRGSQIALFLGAIYSIWYQRNKCRFDAVLVHPNQIALQVIEGVRNRIRGREKEIKNANDINWLCQKHLM, encoded by the exons ATGGTAGGGAAGTTGGTGAACTGGATTGCTGAGAACAGGGATTCCATATGGGTACAGTGGGTGCACTGGAATCATATCAGAAGGAGAGATTGGTTTGAGTACATTCCTTCAACTAATTCTAGTTGGGTTTGGAGAAGGATATGCAAGGTTAAGCAGGAGATCGCCCATGG GAATAGTAGGTCACCTGTATGCTGGATTAAGGTGATCTGGACTAAATGGGCTCTGCCAAAGCACCAGTTCATGGGATGGATAGTGGCTCATGAGGCTCTAAATACTGTGGACAAGCTGATTAGTTATGGGATGGATGTTGATCCTGTCTGCCTGATATGTGGACAGGCAAACGAATCTTTAAATCATCTATACTTTACCTGTCAATACAGTAGGAGAGTGTTGTTGTTGTCTCTGCAGCAGAATACAGGATGCAGTTTTCCTTTGGTGATTGATCTTGACTGGTGGTCTAGTAGAGGAGGTACTAAAGTCCAGAGAGGGTCCCAGATTGCACTCTTCTTGGGGGCAATCTACTCTATCTGGTATCAACGAAACAAGTGCAGATTTGATGCAGTCCTTGTGCACCCAAACCAGATTGCTTTACAGGTTATAGAAGGTGTGAGAAACAGAATTAGGGGACGAGAGAAGGAGATTAAGAATGCTAATGATATAAATTGGTTATGTCAGAAACACCTTATGTAA